Proteins encoded together in one Thermophilibacter immobilis window:
- a CDS encoding GntR family transcriptional regulator, translating into MSAPQHRRDDPDANQPAALPPYVRIRRDVRRGIDEGAYPLGSAIPSESELSQGYGVSRLTVRRALDGLAEDGSVLRVQGRGTFVTRAAPSCEEGPLGFRESMRLEHREASVRILHRVVREAGPYYASLFGIEQDDALYNVRRLNSVGGVPASIEDVWIPCPLLPGIEDVDVSLFSLYEAYALRGHRVTKALEYLEVVSLTARDAQILRLDAGEPALLLDCLSYDAEGRVLEHATSVSDGATGVYSSYV; encoded by the coding sequence ATGAGCGCGCCCCAGCACAGACGTGACGATCCGGACGCGAATCAGCCCGCAGCGCTGCCCCCCTACGTCCGCATACGCCGCGACGTGCGCCGCGGGATCGACGAGGGGGCCTATCCCCTCGGCTCGGCGATTCCCTCGGAAAGCGAGCTGTCCCAGGGCTACGGCGTCTCCCGGCTCACGGTGCGCCGAGCCCTCGACGGGCTCGCCGAGGACGGGTCAGTCCTGCGCGTCCAGGGGAGGGGTACCTTCGTCACCCGGGCCGCCCCCTCGTGCGAGGAGGGTCCCCTGGGCTTTCGCGAGAGCATGCGACTCGAGCACCGCGAGGCCTCCGTTCGCATCCTGCACCGGGTCGTGCGCGAGGCCGGCCCCTACTACGCGTCGCTCTTCGGCATCGAGCAAGACGACGCCCTCTACAACGTGCGACGCCTCAACTCCGTGGGGGGCGTCCCCGCCAGCATCGAGGACGTCTGGATACCCTGCCCCCTGCTTCCCGGCATCGAGGACGTGGACGTCTCGCTCTTCAGCCTCTATGAGGCCTATGCCCTGCGCGGCCATCGCGTGACCAAGGCGCTCGAGTACCTCGAGGTCGTCTCCCTCACGGCAAGAGACGCCCAGATCCTGCGCCTCGACGCGGGCGAGCCCGCGCTCCTGCTCGACTGCCTGAGCTACGACGCCGAGGGGCGCGTGCTCGAGCACGCCACGTCCGTCTCGGACGGCGCGACG